One Vespa velutina chromosome 9, iVesVel2.1, whole genome shotgun sequence DNA segment encodes these proteins:
- the LOC124951745 gene encoding uncharacterized protein LOC124951745: MALLYRFVQLPDRSGTRVFSFVVTRSVVRDPERDVTSKELVCGFQRWAVAFSRGDKVLGVYLVWRGASRNLRVYVDFTFTLLNREHFSMNEGFSGKRVKFTYELPAQGNRNYIPVSDLYTRNFADTNGEFQLELSMANVRTVYMTEVRMPTGVFSTGQPKSNKLETDCFTFGGFDWSVVIYPYGNKEAEGCRGQENRVSVYLMRLTGFDHRCRVRYSVALGEGDRRIDSGHIEDLSNAEGYGFGWHPRVRWSEIAHKGVLRVSLEMVEARTICEVAVQALGPPALSPTPCYDRDKQAWVVRADLHSETVRLHLIYKDINHVPRNHLRYVNWSAYLLRGEEPDTVAMSLPGAPFSRYYAQESADEGIIMETNLDTNEIKDNHSPFLTDKKQLRIRLEWNESHLLFQATYHKYDDVCRIHNQQMRREIASLQAENYSLERQLFSYQKSLAFAQAQQQQHQQQQQQQQQHQHQQQQQQQQQGQPRHTSHQPHLERSTSTDTEYA, from the exons ATGGCTCTACTTTACAGATTCGTGCAACTGCCAGATCGCAGCGGCACGCGGGTTTTTTCATTTGTCGTCACCCGGAGTGTCGTACGCGATCCAGAAAGAGACGTTACCAGTAAGGAACTTGTTTGTGGCTTCCAAAGATGGGCAGTAGCCTTTTCACGGGGAGACAAG GTATTAGGCGTATATCTGGTATGGCGAGGTGCATCACGAAATCTTCGGGTTTACGTCGACTTTACGTTCACGTTGTTGAACCGGGAGCACTTCTCGATGAACGAAGGTTTCTCAGGGAAACGAGTTAAATTCACGTACGAATTACCGGCTCAAGGAAACCGCAATTACATACCAGTATCAGACCTCTACACTCGTAACTTTGCTGACACGAATGGCGAATTCCAGTTGGAATTGTCAATGGCGAACGTACGTACGGTATACATGACGGAAGTTAGAATGCCAACCGGGGTCTTTTCAACGGGTCAGCCAAAATCAAATAAACTTGAGACCGATTGCTTCACATTTGGTGGTTTTGATTGGAGCGTCGTTATCTATCCTTATGGGAATAAAGAAGCAGAGGGTTGTCGAGGTCAAGAGAATCGCGTGAGCGTTTATTTAATGAGACTCACGGGATTCGATCATCGATGCAGAGTGAGATACAGCGTGGCATTGGGCGAAGGAGATCGTAGAATCGATTCTGGCCATATAGAAGATCTCTCGAATGCTGAAGGTTACGGTTTTGGATGGCATCCAAGAGTTAGATGGTCAGAAATCGCTCATAAAGGTGTTCTTCGAGTCTCACTTGAAATGGTCGAAGCAAGAACGATCTGCGAGGTAGCTGTGCAAGCTCTTGGTCCACCTGCTTTGTCTCCTACTCCTTGCTACGATCGTGACAAGCAAGCTTGGGTCGTAAGAGCTGATCTCCATTCGGAAACGGTTAGACTCCATCTGatttataaagatatcaaTCATGTACCACGAAATCATCTGag ATACGTAAATTGGTCGGCTTATTTATTAAGAGGCGAAGAACCTGATACGGTTGCGATGAGTCTACCAGGTGCACCATTCAGTCGTTATTACGCTCAAGAATCCGCTGATGAAGGTATAATTATGGAAACGAATTTGGACACGAATGAGATCAAGGACAATCACAGTCCATTCCTTACGGACAAGAAGCAATTAAGGATCAGATTGGAATGGAATGAGAGCCATTTGCTCTTTCAAGCGACTTATCACAAATACGACGACGTCTGCCGTATTCACAATCAACAAATGAGACGTGAGATAGCATCTTTACAAGCTGAAAACTATAGCCTCGAGAGACAACTCTTTAGCTATCAGAAGAGTCTTGCTTTTGCACAAGctcaacagcaacaacatcaacaacaacaacaacaacagcaacaacatcagcatcaacaacaacaacaacagcaacaacagggTCAACCACGGCATACCAGTCATCAACCTCATCTCGAAAGGTCAACATCCACTGATACTGAATACGCCTGA
- the LOC124951721 gene encoding outer dynein arm-docking complex subunit 4-like → MSRSISVRKQKKDGGTEIFREKILYREWARRFTMMEKYTQAITYFEKAIQSADDDKDVRLFLGLCKAQFNFTRYSIAVQISEKCMEIDPNNHQVKEMRVNTLYRMGEFCYSLIHAYNGLRQRKMPFELYIYRANETIETCVGRNTVPDALKRLLPWIKKLEEYRKVLIEKLTVEPDEFEGIDEDQSKFKVNDPVAKEEMYNAKLRKTIAKIYLRHMAVEKEFRQRLLEDRQTFESLNKESSKMLLHILQESFKNTEFRQSIVRMTSPIYVMLFARSARTFGHKVMIKTEKKIKKCNIIILADFLLRSLHAARMERDYCLFFKYVERIKDKFDSYSNNMFPLKQKCLNALYKMIAWAYIDTRNLMSLRDEETKIRYLKHHLRVGTTRLPRQRELAWVKINTRQNALKTFRRRLSVASEPLELAWLFHDFAKFLIEIYRFDLARYYAKKARDSAVEAKCEQWILNATHMMMLVEICQNNRNEAKEAAINAIASAKKLGIDYLVDFYFRTLNIIDEVDFERLMITTDGIGIRQRIILELMPDELKNDVDFLFRSMEVVPAKRRLSVMPGCKPIDRKFKLPCRRNTILPCPPKDPEKKARQALLAQYAPSKERPGFIDFENYK, encoded by the exons ATGTCGCGATCTATTAGTGTgcgcaaacaaaaaaaggatggAGGAACTGAAATATTTCGGGAAAAGATTCTTTATCGAGAATGGGCTCGTCGTTTTACTATGATGGAGAAATATACCCAGGCGATAACTTATTTTGAAAAAGCAATACAATCGGCCGACGACGACAAAGACGTAAGGTTGTTTCTTGGCCTTTGCAAAGCCCAGTTCAATTTCACCAGATATAGTATAGCCGTTCAGATTTCTGAGAAATGCATGGAAATag ATCCTAATAATCATCAggtaaaagaaatgagagtGAATACGCTTTACCGAATGGGCGAATTTTGCTATAGTTTGATTCATGCTTACAATGGTTTACGACAACGTAAAATGCCTTTCgaattatacatttatcgGGCCAATGAAACAATAGAAACTTGTGTCGGTCGAAACACTGTACCAGATGCTTTGAAACGTCTTTTACCGTGGATCAAAAAGTTGGAAGAGTATCGCAAAGTATTGATCGAGAAGCTCACTGTGGAACCAGACGAATTCGAAG GAATTGATGAGGATCAATCAAAGTTCAAGGTGAACGATCCAGTTGCCAAAGAAGAAATGTACAATGCAAAGCTGCGAAAAACCATAGCCAAGATTTATTTACGTCATATGGCTGTCGAAAAAGAGTTTCGTCAACGATTGCTTGAAGACAGACAAACTTTCGAATCACTGAACAAAGAATCGTCAAAGATGTTGCTACATATCCTGCAGGAAAGCTTTAAAAACACGGAATTTCGTCAGAGTATTGTACGAATGACATCGCCAATTTACGTAATGCTCTTCGCTAGAAGCGCAAGAACATTTGGTCACAAAGTGATGATTAAAaccgaaaagaaaattaagaaatgtAACATCATCATACTTGCGGACTTTTTATTGCGAAGCTTACATGCTGCAAGAATGGAACGagattattgtttatttttcaa ATACGTCGAACGTATAAAGGACAAATTTGATTCGTACTCGAACAACATGTTCCCGTTAAAGCAGAAATGTCTGAATGCTCTTTATAAAATGATAGCGTGGGCGTATATCGATACGAGGAATTTGATGAGTCTACGTGATGAAGAAACGAAGATAAGATATTTGAAGCATCATTTAAGAGTAGGCACAACAAGATTACCACGTCAAAGAGAGTTAGCGTGGGTGAAGATCAATACGCGACAAAATGCACTTAAAACGTTTCGCCGACGATTGTCTGTTGCTTCGGAACCCTTAGAATTGGCTTGGCTTTTTCATGATTTTGCTAAGTTTTTGATTGAGATTTATCGTTTCGATCTTGCACGATATTATGCTAAAAAGGCGCGTGATTCTGCCGTCGAAGCTAAGTGCGAACAATGGATATTAAATGCCACTCACATGATGATGTTAGTCGAGATCTGTCAAAACAATCGAAATGAAGCAAAGGAGGCTGCTATTAATGCAATAGCCAGTGCTAAAAAGCTTGGTATCGATTATCTG GTAGATTTTTACTTTCGTACTCTCAACATAATCGACGAGGTCGATTTTGAAAGGTTGATGATAACTACGGACGGTATAGGCATTAGACAACGGATAATACTCGAATTGATGCCAGATGAATTGAAGAACGAtgtggattttctttttcgtagtATGGAAGTAGTACCAGCGAAACGGAGACTTTCAGTAATGCCTGGTTGTAAGCCAATCGACCGTAAGTTCAAGTTACCCTGTAGACGGAATACGATATTGCCGTGTCCTCCGAAGGATCCCGAAAAGAAAGCAAGACAGGCTTTGCTTGCTCAATACGCTCCGTCGAAAGAGAGACCTGGTTTCATCGATTTCGAAAATTACAAATGA
- the LOC124951722 gene encoding outer dynein arm-docking complex subunit 4-like codes for MTSTLIRTDSKARSATILTDDEIKDEFGNIEETRKAIERAVNRAHNTKKTNSTVTNSIGNDRQFAQALHYEADQLYQKGNYETALVLYHRAAKVCPRDGSHSTAARRTATMINSWQNPSKRLRKFLSKTKPESELTIALCPEVAAIKAANVLRESPDFSSVNEVLRELSFQFSYFDEHKNLWDRSSTTSSFSKLHLTRSNAMLNRLRNVADTTLKKLETAFHSGNVKASFQYAKELLAVSSGIGEPKRYEVEAHRYLALTHVMLGRHDRAVNNVARMVYLAKISNDSVLILQSLLTLGKVHLSFDHLDAAARAWEHLSKNLEEPILRAWIHHEIGRCYLETGKFVKAFNMGNRTLEIAEDIGSNKWILHGKLLKAQTLVKLGRFAEALEELRICARITEEEGDTPTLSYIQNLITDLTRLLRRITFVIKDEVKRVMAVLLRKSGSPSDPQPVVAGATGGPRSCSSK; via the exons ATGACATCGACGTTGATACGAACCGACTCGAAAGCGAGATCCGCAACTATATTGACTGACGATGAAATTAAAGACGAATTTGGTAATATAGAGGAGACAAGAAAGGCCATTGAACGTGCAGTTAATCGTGCACATAAtacgaagaaaacaaattctaCGGTTACGAATTCAATAGGAAACGATCGACAATTTGCTCAGGCATTGCATTACGAAGCTGATCAATTGTatcaaaa AGGAAATTATGAGACTGCATTGGTGTTGTATCATAGAGCAGCAAAAGTTTGTCCTCGCGATGGTAGCCATAGTACAGCGGCAAGACGAACAGCAACTATGATAAACTCATGGCAAAATCCATCAAAACGTTTGAGAAAGTTCTTGTCAAAAACTAAACCTGAATCAGAACTGACGATCGCACTTTGTCCCGAAGTGGCTGCCATTAAAGCCGCTAATGTACTTAGAGAATCTCCAGATTTCTCATCTGTGAACGAAGTTCTCAG AGAATTATCCTTTCAATTTAGTTACTTCGATGAGCACAAAAATCTTTGGGATAGATCATCAACGACATCGAGTTTCTCAAAGTTACATCTAACACGATCAAACGCTATGTTAAATCGTTTGAGGAACGTGGCTGATACGACATTGAAGAAATTAGAAACAGCATTTCATTCTGGCAATGTTAAAGCATCTTTTCAATATGCGAAAGAATTATTGGCTGTTTCGTCAGGAATCGGAGAGCCTAAAAGATACGAAGTTGAAGCTCATCGTTATTTGGCCTTGACCCACGTAATGCTTGGTAGACACGACAGAGCTGTGAATAATGTCGCTAGAATGGTATACCTAGCGAAAATAAGTAACGATTCGGTTTTAATTTTGCAATCACTTTTGACCTTGGGCAAGGTACATTTAAGTTTCGATCATTTGGATGCCGCGGCTCGTGCCTGGGAacatttatcgaaaaatttggAAGAACCGATTTTACGTGCTTGGATTCATCATGAGATTGGCCGATGTTATTTGGAAACTGGAAAATTTGTTAAAGCATTTAATATGGGCAACCGAACCTTAGAAATCGCTGAAGATATCGGCTCGAATAAATGGATCCTTCATGGTAAACTCCTTAAAGCTCAGACCTTGGTGAAACTTGGTAGATTTGCCGAGGCCTTGGAGGAATTGAGGATTTGCGCTAGGATCACCGAGGAGGAAGGTGACACGCCGACGCTTTCTTACATTCAAAATCTTATCACCGATTTGACACGTCTCTTAAGAAGAATTACCTTTG